Genomic segment of Strigops habroptila isolate Jane chromosome 12, bStrHab1.2.pri, whole genome shotgun sequence:
TCTCCCCAGCCTGATGGCCTCAGATCCTGGTGCAATGGACAAAGAGCAGGTAGCAGAAAGCGCCCGGGAGGCTTTGCCTGGGGTGGGGGATCCAGCCCTTTGCAGCCCCCCAGGGAGTGGGATGCGGGGGGGTATCCAAGTGCGGTGGCAATGCCATGGGGAAGGGCTGGTCCTGCACCTAAGAGTTgggtgggaggagggatgggggcACTTTCTGTCCCCCCCCAGCTACGGCCCCGCCGGACATGAGACAGACACCACCTCACAGAGTTTAATTGGGGCAGCCCGAGCTACAAGTGTCAccccacagcacacagcacacaccccctccccaaacaacacacggggagggggcagggacccccccaaacacccccacaGCAAATCAGAGGCACAGCAAAAGCACACAGCAAGACCCCTCTATGGTGAGCCCCATAGCTGAGGGGAGGCAATGGGGAAGGGGATGCccagggtggggagggggacacAGATGTGCCAAGGGGCGGTGCATTGGCTCCATCCAGGCGCTCCATATAGGGGGACAAGGGGGGaccccccttttccttccaccACTAACGACTTCCAGGAAAACAGCAAACCAGTTGGGAAACACCCCTCATGCAAACCAGGAGAGGGGCCACGACACCCCCTGACCCCCCCGGGCCAGGGAAGGGTGAAGCTCTGAGGGTGCAGGGGGGAGCCGCCTTCCCATCGCCACCAGCACCCAGGACCTACTGGTTGTCCTCTCTGGCAGCGTGCAAGGAAAGAGAGATGGGGCACGGCCCCCCCACAGTTAGATGCAGCGAaccccatggcacaggggtGCACCCCCCCACCTTGGCTCAGCCTCAGAGGGATGGGTCTGGGGTCCCCGCACTTCCTATGGGGCTCGGAGACAGGATGTGGCCAGGCAGCAACACACAGAGGACCCATGGAGGGGACAGACGGGGGAGGACGAGTCCCTCCACCCAAAAATCCCCCCCAGCACAATGGGGATGGGCACAAACAGCCACAGGAGATACCACTCAGGACACGGCCACAgagctcccccctcccccccacaGCTGACCCCCACTTTGGGCTTCAAGGGTGGCCATGAGCCATGTGGGACCCCTCCTCCACCCGGGCCTTACAGTGTTTGGTAGGTGCTGTCCTTGGACTTGATGAACTTGATGATGAAGAAGACCACAGCCTGGACACTGAGCACCAGCACGATGCCACCAATGAAGCTGGCTGTGTCGAAGCCAGGAGGGTGGAACTCAGGGCTGCCCGTCAACGGGGGGCTCGTGCTGGTGGTCCCTAGTGGCAGAGGACGACAGGGACGGGGGGTTACGGGTGCTGTTGGCATCCATGGCTCCTGCCAAGGAGAGGGGATTTGGGGTCCACACGGACCCCAGTGGCTTCATGGGGAGGGATGGCTGGATGTTCCCATCAACACATGGATGCTGGGACAGGCTCGGCCCCTTCccgtgctggagcagcacaTGGGAGAGGAGCCAGCAGCAAAAAGATCCTGGTGGGATCAATAATTCAGAGGGTTCCGGGCTCCGGTTACCCGCTGTAATGAGCCCAACGCTCTCCAGTTCCCACTTCCTGGAAGAGGCTCCTGCTCCatgcccagcccctgctctggaGATGGCGCTTCCCAGCATggatggcagcagggctggttcctggggggctgcagggtaTGACCCCCTGGCCCCATCCTGCCATCGCTGCAGCATTGCTTagggcagaggcagggacagggacagtgCTGTGACGTGGGGACAGTGCTGGTACCTCCAAGGTTGAAGTTCCATGGGTGCAACTCCGACGGTGGCTCAGCTCATACATGGAGGGAAGCAGCTTGTCCCGTGCCACTGGCCACTGCCCCTGGGGCACCCAaaccccccaccccatcccagcacccccCAGACCCACTCACTTGGTGCATGTGTCGTTGTTGGCTCCTTGTTATGGGACCGTGGAGGCTCTTCAGTAGGGAACTTCAGCgctgctggaggaaggaagagagggaaaagggatgTCAGGGAATATCACTACATCCCATTTCTTTGCCCCAGGGGTGCGATCTCATCCCCGCAGCCCTGGCACCCACAGCAACTCCTCTATCCCAAAAGGCTGCTGGAtctgggggtgctgctggggttACCTCGGCACTGGGTGCTGGTGTTGTAGAGCACACAGGTCTCCCTTGCTGCCACCCCTCTCTGCGCGCAGCTCCCCTTCTCTGCAGGAAGAGGAGTAGGGTTTGCCCAAAGGAACCCACCACTGAGGGTTTGGGATGGCGAGGTCTCATTCCCAGAGGTGGGCACCCATCTGGAGGTCATGTCCCATAGGGAAAAGCCCCATAGAAGGGCTTTATAAACAGCTGTTTCCCCCCATCTCCATCACTTGGTGCTGCTCCATCAGCATATCCATTACCAGCCTTATCCCAAGCCCAGCATTGGGATCCCCTGCTCCCACCAGGATGGGTCAGATGAGATGGACATGGACTATGGGAAGCAGCTGGGACCAGGATGCTGAGcttccagcacagccccacCCCAGCAGTGGGGGCAATGGGAGCCCCTCActgtcccccccaccccaatcCAGGCCCCTCACCTGGCTCCTCGGGGGTCCCACAGTGCACCCAGATGCAGCCAGTGCTGTTGTGTGAGGTGGGGCTGCCCGTGCACGTCTCACAGAGCTTCAGCTCACTGCACCCTCCTGCCAAAGCCAGGGGAAGGGGTGAGGGCACGGCCAGCATCTGTCCCCCCGccagctgggatggggctggacCCTCTGCTCCGTGGAGGAAGACTTCTTATGGTGCAGCAAGAGGGATGAAAACACCTCTTGCAGCACCGAACCCACTAACAAACTCATCCCAGCAGGATGAAAGTGTATTTGGAGCACCTCTGTAGCGGGAATATCCCgcaccccacagctcccagcacccaCGGCCACGCAGGGCTCACCCCATCACCCCAGCGAGGGCCATGAGTCACTTGGGTGCTCTGAGGTGCTCTGCCTTGAGCTCATCATTAATTTACAGCGCTGCCATAGGGAGGCTGCAGTGGGGAGCTGCGCCCGGGCCCTGCCTGCACCTCACTGCATCCCACGCCTGTGCTGGCACCATCCTGGGAATCAGCTGAGATCCATTCCCCACCCTGGACATGATTCCCCCACCCAGGGCTTGCAGGAGGGTGCTCCCCCTTCCCAGGGGGTCTTTTCCATGCTGGAATCAACCCAACCTTGTTTTCGctgccccccatcccctccatgcAGAGAGTTTCCCACCACACCGCCTCCTTTGGGGtgcacagctccagcccccCACAGCCGTTAGGGCCATGCCTGCTGGTAGAAGAGGCATTTGCCttctcccagtgcccccccagCAAAAGCGAAGGGGGTAACCACTGGCATAAGGCACGGAGCGGGATGCTATGGACCCAATGCATGGTGGGGGCACAGgggtgtgtcccccccccagcattTAGAGCCCTGCCGGGAGCCAATGGGAAAGTGGGACTTTGTTCACGAGGGTTTCAGGCAGGTTTGTaattgaagttatttttatcGTGGCAGGCTCAGGAACAGACGTTGGAACCCAACGGTGGCAACTCCCGCTCCTGTCCTCAGGTGTGGGGAGGGAGCGGAACAAACAGGGGGGCAGCCGAGGGCATCCCTGTCCCTGGGGTGCGCTGGGACACGTCAGGGTGGAAATGCCTCCCCCGAGCAACGGGAGGATGGAGCGGGGGGGGCAAAACCAACTCCTACCCGGAGTTACCCGCACCCCGGGCAGGCGGGTGCCGGCTCCCAACCCGCTCCCCCACCACGGAACCAGCCACGAACCCCCCCGCACCCCGCTTGTCCCAGGGTAACAGTcccccagcctggagcagcagcctctgtcCCCCAAACCCGGAACTAACCGAAGGAACGGGGCTCCCCATCGCGGATGGAGAGGGGGGTGTCCCGTGGGGTTGGGGGGCGAGGGCAACAAAAaagacccccccaaaaaagttcAGTTGTCCCAAAGCTGTCACCTCCTCCCGCTGTCCCCACCCCGCCCCGGCCGTACCTGCGCGGGTGGGCGCTGGGCGCTGCGCCCATAGCAGCGCGCACAGCAGCGCGCAGCGCAACGACGAGGCCATGGCCCGGCGCGGCTCAGCCCGGGCCCAGCGGGAGGTGGCGGCTGCGGCGCTCCGGGAGAGCGGAGCGGAGCCGCGGGCAGACGCGCGCCCGAGGGAGGCGGCCCCGGCGAGGAGGGGGGGCGCTGGAAGGGGCGGCCCCGTCCCGCCTCGTccagccccgctccgccccgggAGGCCCGGGCACGGCGGGGGGGGTCCGGGGGTGCATCCCCCGTTATCCTCCCCGTATCCCCATATCATCCCCCCGCCTGCGAGCTGCCGTGGCCGTGGGAAAGCCCCGGTCCCGGgggggtgctgcagcccccagcacgCACTGCACACACTGCACTGGATGCACTGCCCTCACTGCACACTGTGTGCACTGCCCTCACTGCACGTGGTGTGCACCCTACACACACTGCACACTGGCTGTGCACTGCACTGTGTGCACTGCACTCACTGCACACCCCGTGCATACTGCACACACGATGGCAGTGACTGAGCACTGCACTCACTGCACGCCCTGCACTCACCACACACTGCCTGTGCACTGCATTCACTGCACATCCTGCACACTGCCTGTGCACTGCACTGTATGCACTGCACTCACTGCACACCCTGCGTGTACTGCACACTCTGCTTGCAGACTGCACACACAACGCAGTGACCGAGCACTGCGCGCCCCGCACTCACCGCACCCCGCACACGCACCCCAGAGCCGCTCCGCCTCTCTCCGTGCCCGGGGCACCGCGACCCTCCCCGGGGTCCCTCTGCCCGTCCCGACCCCGCACCCCTGGGCGCGGCCGCCGGAGCTGCGGGGGGAACCGGGCGGCGTTCAGCACCGCGAACAGCtcccgccgggccgggccgagccgaaCCGAGCCGGGCCCCGTCCGCCTCCCGCGGGCCTCAGCGCCAGGGGCTCCCGACCCCCGCAGGGTCCCGCACGGGTCTCATCACGCTTTggcagcggggccgggctcAACCCGCCCCCCCGGGGGATGCACAGTGCTGGGCAAGGCTGAACCGAGCCGAGCTTCGAGGAACCGGCGCGGGGGAAGCGTTCCGGCAGGGTCCCGGGGGTGAGGACgcctcttccccctcctcctcctcctcgctgtCAGCCGCCTTCCCGCACCCCCTCCGGTCCAGCCCTTCCCGGTTCTCCCGGCCATGAATCATTCAGCCCCTCATGGGAAAGCCGCCGGCGAAGCGAGGGGGGGATGCTGAACCCCCCGGTTTAGCTGGAGGGGGACACCCCCGTTTCCCCCACGGGCCGCCACGTCCACACCCCGTGGAGCCCCCAAACCTCTGCAGTGGGGGGGTAGACACAAGGGACGCCCCCTCCTCTGCAAGGACGTGGCGGGGGGGGGCCGGAAGGGACGTAGGAGGGAcccgggggcggggggggcctGTTTTTGTGAATGGGCTGCTCCGTCCCCGGCGAGATTACTATGCGGCGCGCCTCGCGGGGCGCTGATTGGCTCCGGCGCGCCATTGACGTCACAGAGGGAGAacggggatgggggggggggcggtgaGTCAACCctcaccccctccccatcaccccccgTTCGCCCCCCCGGCGGGGCTCGGTCACTATAAGTCGGCAGCGCCCATGGCAGAGGCGCCCCGGCCCGGGCCGAGCATCCCGGCAGGTGAGCGACCGGCACCGGGTGGTGGGGGGCACCGGGATGTGCTGCACCGGGGAGTACCCAGGGAGGGAGTAAAGGGGGATTACCCCGGTTGGGGGGCGGGTGGcggggctgggatggggggggacAAGGTCGATCCCATTCACCTGCTGCTCGGGATCCCACCGGTTGGGTCCCGAAGCCCCGGGGATGGGCGGTGGGGGTGTGTAGGTCCTGTGTTTATCCACCAAAACCATGCAGTGCACAAGCCCCCGCAGGCAGAGCGCTGGGGGGGGTAGGGGGAGTTGTGTGTATCATGTGTCGTGTCCCCCCCCTTTATTCATATATTGTTCTTATTTGCTTGCAAATGAGTTAAACCCAACCAGACACCCTCTCCAGGAGTGAAGAGTGAGCACCCTTCAAGACACAGCGCTCTGCCCCCCTCCTGGGGACAACTTCTGGGGGGACACCCTGGGTCTGGTGTCCCCCCAgaagttggaactggatgaggtttaagctcccttccaagccaaaccagtctCTGGTTCTATGAAAAGACCCTGCCTGGACATGGGGTGACAACACGGGGACCCAGCAGGTCCCTGCTGTGGATggtgggtgctgaggggctgcTCTTGTTCTCCACCAGCATGATGGGGGAAGAGCCCCCCAACTCCAGCAGGGGCCATCGAGGCTGGTTCACGGCCAGGAACGGCAGCGGCAGCTCCTTGGACTTGGAGTCTGTGGTGCAACCCCTTGCCTTGAACCCGTGGGATGTTGTCCTCTGCATCTCCGGGACCATCATCTCCTGTGAGAACGCcgttgtggtggtggtgatctTCTACACCCCGGCTTTCCGGGCTCCTATGTTCCTCCTCATTGGCAGCTTGGCCACAGCTGACCTTCTGGCTGGTTTGGGCTTGATcctgcattttgcatttgtctACTTCATCCCATCGGAGGTGATCAGCCTGCTCACCATGGGGCTCCTGGTCACCTCCTTCATAGCCAGCGTCAGCAGCTTGCTGACCATCACCATCGACCGCTACCTGTCCCTCTACAATGCCTTGACCTACTACTCAGAGACGACAGTCACCAGGACTTACATCATGTTGATCCTCACCTGGGGAACCTCCATTTGCTACGGGCTCCTGCCCATCATGGGCTGGAACTGCCTGAAGGAGCCCTCCACCTGCAGCATCGTCAAGCCCTTGACGAAGAACCACCTCATCATCCTCTCAGTCTCCTTCTTCATGGTGTTTGCGGTGATGCTGCAGCTCTACGTGCAGATCTGTAAGATCGTCTGCCACCATGCCCACCAGATCGCCGTCCAGAGGCACTTCCTGGCCACTTCCCACTATGTCACCACCCGAAAGGGCATCGCCACCTTGGCCATCATCCTGGGCACCTTCGCCTCATGCTGGCTGCCCTTTGCCATCTACTGTCTGCTGGGGGATTACAGCTACCCGGCCCTCTACACCTATGCcaccctcctccctgccacctACAACTCCATGATCAACCCCGTCATTTACGCCTTCAGGAACCGGGAGATCCAGAGAGTGCTGTGGACCGTGTGCTGCGGGTGCTTCTCCTCCACCATGCCTTTCCGATCCTGCTTCCCCAGCGACGTCTGACACATCCCAGCCCTTTTATCCCCCTTTTCATCCCCAGAGCTCTTGGAatccagcagctcttcccagcccCAGCTTTTGGGCAcagccccttctcctcctctatTTCCCCACTTTTTGAGTttacaagagagaaaagcatattttttagTCATGATATAATCTATATTTATGGGGGGGGAATCCTCATATTTTCTTTACGTCTATTGatgatgctttatttttctaagggGGGATGTTCGTTCACCTCTATTTTTACAGCCTCGTTCTTTACATCAGAGAGTTAATCTATTTTGTACATTAGGGGAAGGGGGGGACGCACTCGCCGGAGGAGGGACTCAAACCCACCCCTTCTCCCATCCATCCGCTTATTTATTAGCTTTAATTACCATCTAATATGATTTGAACGCCTCCCTCCTGCCGGCTCAGCGCTGGGGGCTGCTGCCCTCTAGTGCTCGCTGCCTTTGGGTCCCCCCCTCGCAGCACTCGCTCCCCTGCCAATGCCTTTGCACTGGGGCTGGATTTGCAcatgggggggtttggggaccCTGCGGTGGGTGCTCGCAACGGGGGGATGCTTCTTGTTTACAGCCGTTGAGGTCGGGGGAATAAAAGTAGTTTGTGATACGAGGAGCTGCTCTTTGTGCTGGGATGGGTGGTGGCTcctgggggggggtccccatgtTGTCACCCCGTGTCCAGGCAGGGTCTTTGCATAGAGCCataggtttgggttggaagggagcttaaaggtttcttgtagcccctttaggcagtggagctgctctaaggtctccccttcaggagccttctcttctccaggctgccccagcccagctctctcaggctggctccagagcagagctgctccagccctcgcagcagctccggggcctcctctggacttgctccaacagctccacgaCCCTCTTGTTTTCCCTGCTCCGTGTCGCTGTGCCTGGTTCAGAAACCCCAAGTGACAGCACTTCCCCCTCCCATCACATCCTGTTAGCAGGAGCCGGTCCCAGGGGAGCCTTCGCCATCCCCATCCTCACAGCACCCAGCAAGCAGAGGGGCCGCATCCGGCCTGGTGCTGTTAGCACAGCCTCCATCacaccccagccctgctcctggtgTGGGGGCTCTACCCTGGGCTTACACTGCAGGAGACAGAGCTCAGATGAGACGCGGGATGCCCACCACTGCTGCCCACGCCACAAGGTTAACGATAGCAAAGCTAATTagggcagctcagcccctcGGGTAGCAGGGTGCTGTGCCCCAGAGCCCCCTGTGCCCCTGCCCACCCTGTCAGGGAGCAGAACTGAGTGCTAGGATGGGGTTATGACAGCAAAGCATCGAGATGGGGAGATGGGGCTGGGGACCAGGGTCTGCTGCTTGCCAGGGGCTCGGCTCAGCACTGGGGCCAGGGACATGGTGGGGTTCCATAGTCGCCACTGAGGTTGAGTCCAGGGGAAAGAGGCAAAGCCCAGGGGTTGAAGCTCCCCATGCCCTGGGGCTAAGCCAAGGTCCATCTTTCCAcgcatccatccatccatccctcagCTCACCTCTCCCAGGAGTGAGAGATGCTGCGATTGATCCCCGGCCCTGCTTTATTCACAGGCAGTTCATACCTGGTTGTTCTGATGCCAacagcttttctcctcctcatgCCTCCCCTGCTGATGCCTTCAGAGGGACCAGCCGCAGCCTCTTTGCTTCTCCATTGTGCCCTATGGCCAGCGGTGGGACGAGGTCCCCAGATTCACCTGGGGCACAGCCCAGCATCCAAAGCCACCACAAAACCCAGCCCCATGTCACATCAGATCATGTGCTCCCCCCACGACTGGCAATTCAGGGCCCCTTATACCCACCCACTTGGGtcccctgctgccaccagccaTTGTGGGCCACATCCTGGCTGGGAAATGCATCCTTCAGCTCCTACCTGTGCCCAGTTCCCTCCTTCCAGCACGGATGAGGAAAGCTG
This window contains:
- the CD164L2 gene encoding CD164 sialomucin-like 2 protein isoform X4; amino-acid sequence: MIWGYGEDNGGCTPGPPPPCPGLPGRSGAGRGGTGPPLPAPPLLAGAASLGRASARGSAPLSRSAAAATSRWARAEPRRAMASSLRCALLCALLWAQRPAPTRAGGCSELKLCETCTGSPTSHNSTGCIWVHCGTPEEPEKGSCAQRGVAARETCVLYNTSTQCRALKFPTEEPPRSHNKEPTTTHAPRTTSTSPPLTGSPEFHPPGFDTASFIGGIVLVLSVQAVVFFIIKFIKSKDSTYQTLI
- the CD164L2 gene encoding CD164 sialomucin-like 2 protein isoform X7, whose translation is MIWGYGEDNGGCTPGPPPPCPGLPGRSGAGRGGTGPPLPAPPLLAGAASLGRASARGSAPLSRSAAAATSRWARAEPRRAMASSLRCALLCALLWAQRPAPTRAGGCSELKLCETCTGSPTSHNSTGCIWVHCGTPEEPAALKFPTEEPPRSHNKEPTTTHAPRTTSTSPPLTGSPEFHPPGFDTASFIGGIVLVLSVQAVVFFIIKFIKSKDSTYQTLI
- the CD164L2 gene encoding CD164 sialomucin-like 2 protein isoform X3, producing MIWGYGEDNGGCTPGPPPPCPGLPGRSGAGRGGTGPPLPAPPLLAGAASLGRASARGSAPLSRSAAAATSRWARAEPRRAMASSLRCALLCALLWAQRPAPTRAGGCSELKLCETCTGSPTSHNSTGCIWVHCGTPEEPEKGSCAQRGVAARETCVLYNTSTQCRAALKFPTEEPPRSHNKEPTTTHAPRTTSTSPPLTGSPEFHPPGFDTASFIGGIVLVLSVQAVVFFIIKFIKSKDSTYQTLI
- the CD164L2 gene encoding CD164 sialomucin-like 2 protein isoform X8, producing the protein MIWGYGEDNGGCTPGPPPPCPGLPGRSGAGRGGTGPPLPAPPLLAGAASLGRASARGSAPLSRSAAAATSRWARAEPRRAMASSLRCALLCALLWAQRPAPTRAGGCSELKLCETCTGSPTSHNSTGCIWVHCGTPEEPALKFPTEEPPRSHNKEPTTTHAPRTTSTSPPLTGSPEFHPPGFDTASFIGGIVLVLSVQAVVFFIIKFIKSKDSTYQTLI
- the CD164L2 gene encoding CD164 sialomucin-like 2 protein isoform X6, with protein sequence MIWGYGEDNGGCTPGPPPPCPGLPGRSGAGRGGTGPPLPAPPLLAGAASLGRASARGSAPLSRSAAAATSRWARAEPRRAMASSLRCALLCALLWAQRPAPTRAGGCSELKLCETCTGSPTSHNSTGCIWVHCGTPEEPALKFPTEEPPRSHNKEPTTTHAPRTTSTSPPLTGSPEFHPPGFDTASFIGGIVLVLSVQAVVFFIIKFIKSKDSTYQTLEDNQ
- the CD164L2 gene encoding CD164 sialomucin-like 2 protein isoform X5 — translated: MIWGYGEDNGGCTPGPPPPCPGLPGRSGAGRGGTGPPLPAPPLLAGAASLGRASARGSAPLSRSAAAATSRWARAEPRRAMASSLRCALLCALLWAQRPAPTRAGGCSELKLCETCTGSPTSHNSTGCIWVHCGTPEEPAALKFPTEEPPRSHNKEPTTTHAPRTTSTSPPLTGSPEFHPPGFDTASFIGGIVLVLSVQAVVFFIIKFIKSKDSTYQTLEDNQ
- the CD164L2 gene encoding CD164 sialomucin-like 2 protein isoform X2, whose amino-acid sequence is MIWGYGEDNGGCTPGPPPPCPGLPGRSGAGRGGTGPPLPAPPLLAGAASLGRASARGSAPLSRSAAAATSRWARAEPRRAMASSLRCALLCALLWAQRPAPTRAGGCSELKLCETCTGSPTSHNSTGCIWVHCGTPEEPEKGSCAQRGVAARETCVLYNTSTQCRALKFPTEEPPRSHNKEPTTTHAPRTTSTSPPLTGSPEFHPPGFDTASFIGGIVLVLSVQAVVFFIIKFIKSKDSTYQTLEDNQ
- the CD164L2 gene encoding CD164 sialomucin-like 2 protein isoform X1; its protein translation is MIWGYGEDNGGCTPGPPPPCPGLPGRSGAGRGGTGPPLPAPPLLAGAASLGRASARGSAPLSRSAAAATSRWARAEPRRAMASSLRCALLCALLWAQRPAPTRAGGCSELKLCETCTGSPTSHNSTGCIWVHCGTPEEPEKGSCAQRGVAARETCVLYNTSTQCRAALKFPTEEPPRSHNKEPTTTHAPRTTSTSPPLTGSPEFHPPGFDTASFIGGIVLVLSVQAVVFFIIKFIKSKDSTYQTLEDNQ
- the GPR3 gene encoding G-protein coupled receptor 3, giving the protein MMGEEPPNSSRGHRGWFTARNGSGSSLDLESVVQPLALNPWDVVLCISGTIISCENAVVVVVIFYTPAFRAPMFLLIGSLATADLLAGLGLILHFAFVYFIPSEVISLLTMGLLVTSFIASVSSLLTITIDRYLSLYNALTYYSETTVTRTYIMLILTWGTSICYGLLPIMGWNCLKEPSTCSIVKPLTKNHLIILSVSFFMVFAVMLQLYVQICKIVCHHAHQIAVQRHFLATSHYVTTRKGIATLAIILGTFASCWLPFAIYCLLGDYSYPALYTYATLLPATYNSMINPVIYAFRNREIQRVLWTVCCGCFSSTMPFRSCFPSDV